In Streptomyces alboniger, the following are encoded in one genomic region:
- a CDS encoding aldo/keto reductase, producing MPQLGFGVWQVPDDEAQVAVTTALEAGYRSIDTAAIYGNEQGTGKAIAASGVPREELFVTTKLWNTDQGHDSTLRAFDASLDKLGLDYVDLYLIHWPMPSKDSYVDTYKAFEKIHADGRARSIGVSNFLPEHLERLVSETSVVPVVNQIELHPHLQQRASREFHAAQGIATEAWSPLGQGKGLLEIPAIVAIARKHGRTPAQVVLRWHVQLGNVVIPKSVTPSRIKENIDVFGFELDPEDMAAISALNEDRRLGPDPATFDEA from the coding sequence ATGCCCCAGCTCGGTTTCGGTGTCTGGCAGGTGCCGGACGACGAGGCGCAGGTGGCTGTCACGACCGCCCTGGAGGCCGGGTACCGCAGTATCGACACCGCGGCGATCTACGGCAACGAACAGGGCACGGGCAAGGCCATCGCCGCCTCCGGCGTGCCGCGCGAGGAGCTGTTCGTCACGACGAAGCTCTGGAACACCGACCAGGGCCACGACTCGACGCTGCGCGCGTTCGACGCCTCGCTGGACAAGCTGGGTCTCGACTATGTGGACCTGTACCTGATCCACTGGCCGATGCCCTCCAAGGACAGCTACGTCGACACGTACAAGGCCTTCGAGAAGATCCACGCAGACGGTCGCGCCAGGTCCATCGGCGTGTCGAACTTCCTGCCCGAGCACCTGGAGCGGCTGGTCTCCGAGACGTCCGTCGTCCCGGTCGTCAACCAGATCGAGCTGCACCCGCACCTCCAGCAGCGCGCCTCCCGGGAGTTCCACGCCGCGCAGGGCATCGCCACCGAGGCGTGGTCGCCGCTCGGCCAGGGCAAGGGGCTGCTGGAGATCCCGGCGATCGTCGCCATCGCCCGCAAGCACGGGCGCACGCCCGCGCAGGTCGTGCTGCGCTGGCACGTCCAGCTGGGCAACGTCGTGATCCCCAAGTCCGTGACCCCGTCGCGGATCAAGGAGAACATCGACGTCTTCGGCTTCGAGCTCGACCCCGAGGACATGGCGGCGATCTCGGCCCTGAACGAGGACCGGCGGCTCGGCCCGGACCCGGCGACGTTCGACGAGGCGTAG
- the pqqA gene encoding pyrroloquinoline quinone precursor peptide PqqA: MPLPTPMPAIEQEHSSRGPHGPHGPQEPATEAADWQTPAYAVVDTALEVTAYRLADR, from the coding sequence ATGCCCCTCCCCACGCCCATGCCCGCCATCGAGCAGGAACATTCCTCCCGCGGCCCCCACGGCCCCCACGGCCCGCAGGAGCCCGCCACCGAAGCCGCCGACTGGCAGACCCCCGCGTACGCCGTCGTCGACACCGCCCTCGAAGTCACCGCCTACCGCCTCGCCGACCGGTAG
- the pqqB gene encoding pyrroloquinoline quinone biosynthesis protein PqqB has product MLLQVLGTAAGGGLPQWNCACPGCAGARAHPERRRRHAALAVRTGEGRWYLVNATPDLGDQIEATPALHPGAGSDTRRTPVAGVVLTDAELDHTLGLARLREARDGVDVVATPPVRDAVREGLRLDVLLAPYTSVRWRDLPPGLGVPLDGSAGIHAAAVPVSAKRPRYAAGTGPDADTWSVALRLTEAATGRTALYAPALAVWSEAFDEAARTADCVLVDGTFWDDDEPLRAGFSTRTATAMGHLPITGPTGTAHRLARLPGRCLYTHLNNTNPLGDPHAEQHKILTEWGLEAATDGMVIEL; this is encoded by the coding sequence ATGCTGCTACAGGTGCTCGGCACCGCGGCGGGCGGCGGGCTTCCCCAGTGGAACTGCGCGTGCCCCGGTTGCGCCGGGGCGCGCGCCCACCCGGAACGCCGCCGCCGGCACGCCGCGCTCGCCGTCCGCACGGGCGAGGGCCGCTGGTACCTCGTCAACGCCACCCCCGACCTCGGCGACCAGATCGAGGCCACCCCGGCCCTGCACCCCGGCGCCGGTTCCGACACGCGGCGCACCCCCGTCGCCGGTGTCGTCCTGACCGACGCCGAACTCGACCACACCCTCGGCCTCGCCCGGCTGCGCGAGGCCCGCGACGGCGTCGACGTCGTCGCCACCCCGCCCGTGCGCGACGCGGTCCGCGAAGGGCTGCGGCTCGATGTCCTCCTGGCCCCCTATACGTCCGTACGGTGGCGGGACCTGCCCCCTGGCCTGGGAGTTCCTCTGGACGGCAGCGCGGGGATCCACGCCGCCGCCGTGCCCGTCTCGGCCAAGCGGCCGCGATACGCCGCCGGGACCGGCCCCGACGCCGACACATGGTCGGTCGCGCTGCGCCTGACCGAAGCCGCCACCGGCCGGACCGCGCTCTACGCCCCGGCCCTCGCCGTCTGGAGCGAAGCCTTCGACGAGGCCGCCCGCACCGCCGACTGCGTCCTCGTCGACGGCACCTTCTGGGACGACGACGAACCACTGCGGGCCGGCTTCTCCACCCGTACCGCCACCGCGATGGGCCACCTCCCCATCACGGGCCCCACCGGCACCGCGCACCGTCTGGCCCGCCTGCCCGGCCGCTGCCTCTACACCCACCTCAACAACACCAACCCGCTCGGCGACCCGCACGCCGAGCAGCACAAGATCCTCACGGAGTGGGGCCTGGAAGCCGCCACCGACGGAATGGTGATCGAGCTGTGA
- the pqqC gene encoding pyrroloquinoline-quinone synthase PqqC, whose amino-acid sequence MDADPWTPDELTERLRAVSAERYHDRHPFNVRMHEGTLTHEEVRRWIANRFHYQRHIPVKDALILAKFDDPALRRGWLRRIRDHDGERDGTGGIERWLRLGEAAGVAREQLLDASGVLPGVRLAVDGYVNFCRLSPALDAVAASLTELSAPGLMRTRIAAFEQHYPWIDADGLAYFRTRVEQGGRDGQEALGLVLTWARTREEQERAVAALAFKCDVLWSLLDAVDRGAGGTT is encoded by the coding sequence GTGGACGCGGACCCCTGGACCCCCGACGAACTCACCGAGCGGCTGCGCGCCGTCTCCGCCGAGCGCTACCACGACCGGCACCCCTTCAACGTACGCATGCACGAAGGCACCCTCACCCACGAGGAGGTGCGCCGCTGGATCGCCAACCGGTTCCACTACCAGCGGCACATCCCCGTCAAGGACGCCCTGATCCTCGCGAAGTTCGACGACCCCGCGCTGCGCCGCGGCTGGCTGCGCAGGATCCGTGACCACGACGGGGAACGCGACGGCACGGGCGGCATCGAGCGCTGGCTGCGACTCGGCGAGGCGGCCGGTGTCGCGAGAGAACAACTCCTCGACGCCTCTGGGGTGTTGCCGGGCGTGCGGCTGGCCGTCGACGGCTACGTCAACTTCTGCCGGCTCAGCCCCGCCCTCGACGCCGTCGCCGCGTCCCTCACCGAACTGTCCGCGCCCGGTCTGATGCGGACCAGGATCGCCGCCTTCGAGCAGCACTACCCGTGGATCGACGCGGACGGCCTCGCCTATTTCCGCACCCGCGTGGAGCAGGGCGGCCGAGACGGTCAGGAGGCCCTCGGCCTCGTCCTGACGTGGGCGCGCACCCGCGAGGAACAGGAACGGGCCGTCGCCGCCCTCGCGTTCAAGTGCGACGTGCTGTGGTCCCTGCTCGACGCCGTCGACCGCGGAGCCGGGGGTACGACATGA
- the pqqD gene encoding pyrroloquinoline quinone biosynthesis peptide chaperone PqqD → MSAQDVVRDVWRPALVRSVLLRHDRVRGVDLLVLPERVVVLRGAAGSIVALCDGGRDVAEIVAELARRHPDAPVADEVPVFLERLRAEGWLR, encoded by the coding sequence ATGAGCGCCCAGGACGTCGTACGAGATGTGTGGCGCCCCGCCCTCGTCCGCTCGGTGCTGCTCCGGCACGACCGGGTGCGCGGCGTCGACCTGCTGGTGCTGCCCGAACGCGTCGTCGTACTGCGGGGCGCCGCTGGAAGCATCGTGGCCCTGTGCGACGGAGGGCGCGATGTCGCCGAGATCGTCGCGGAGCTGGCGCGACGGCACCCCGACGCGCCCGTCGCCGACGAAGTGCCCGTCTTCCTGGAGCGGTTGAGGGCCGAGGGGTGGCTGCGATGA
- the pqqE gene encoding pyrroloquinoline quinone biosynthesis protein PqqE — protein MKDPAPAPDPPWALLAELTHGCPLRCAYCSNPTELTSVAGELSAAEWADVLDQAAALGVVQTHLSGGEPLLRRDLAEIVAAADSAGIYTQLVTSGVGLHRERLGRLIDAGLRSVQLSVQHADPEAAARIAGARAFTAKERAARLVRSTGLPLGLNAVLHRANLDALDALVELGLAWGADRVELANTQFYGWALRNRDALLPDRAQVARARERVERWRERLTGRMELVWVAPDYVDGVAKPCMGGWGAVSLTVTPDGAVLPCPAAAGLLGPDAPNVREHRLGWIWRESDAFGRYRGETWMSDPCRGCELRTADFGGCRCQAYALTGDAARTDPACHRSPDHGMIRALVDGAARPQADGKQPAYAYRTHAP, from the coding sequence ATGAAAGACCCCGCCCCAGCCCCCGACCCGCCCTGGGCCCTCCTCGCCGAACTCACCCACGGCTGCCCCCTGCGGTGCGCCTACTGCTCCAATCCCACCGAACTCACCAGTGTTGCGGGCGAGTTGAGCGCCGCTGAATGGGCGGACGTACTGGATCAGGCCGCCGCACTCGGCGTCGTGCAGACCCATCTGTCCGGCGGGGAGCCGCTGTTGCGCCGCGACCTCGCCGAGATCGTCGCCGCCGCCGACTCCGCCGGGATCTACACGCAGCTGGTGACCAGCGGCGTGGGCCTGCACCGCGAGCGCCTCGGCCGGCTCATCGACGCGGGGCTGCGCAGCGTCCAGCTGTCCGTGCAGCATGCCGACCCGGAGGCGGCGGCGCGCATCGCGGGCGCCCGGGCGTTCACCGCGAAGGAGCGGGCGGCACGTCTGGTGCGGTCCACCGGGCTGCCGCTCGGGCTGAACGCCGTACTGCACCGCGCGAACCTCGACGCGCTCGACGCCCTCGTGGAACTCGGCCTGGCCTGGGGCGCCGACCGGGTCGAGCTGGCCAACACCCAGTTCTACGGCTGGGCGCTGCGCAACCGCGACGCCCTGCTGCCGGACCGCGCTCAGGTCGCGCGTGCCCGCGAACGCGTCGAACGGTGGCGCGAGCGGCTCACGGGCCGCATGGAACTGGTGTGGGTGGCGCCCGACTACGTCGACGGCGTCGCGAAGCCCTGCATGGGCGGCTGGGGCGCGGTGTCCCTGACCGTCACCCCCGACGGCGCCGTGCTGCCCTGCCCGGCCGCCGCCGGACTCCTCGGCCCGGACGCGCCGAACGTCCGGGAGCACCGACTGGGCTGGATCTGGCGGGAGTCGGACGCCTTCGGCCGCTACCGGGGCGAGACGTGGATGAGTGATCCCTGCCGCGGCTGCGAGCTGCGCACCGCCGACTTCGGAGGCTGCCGATGCCAGGCGTACGCCCTGACCGGGGACGCCGCGCGCACGGACCCCGCGTGCCACCGCTCGCCCGACCACGGGATGATCCGCGCCCTGGTCGACGGGGCGGCCCGCCCCCAGGCCGACGGTAAGCAGCCCGCCTACGCCTACCGCACCCACGCGCCGTAA
- a CDS encoding PQQ-dependent sugar dehydrogenase yields the protein MARTLIALTAAGAVTAASLTLAKEPAVLGEPGAPTTVSTGWTIPWGTSWLPDGSAALVTERDDFRVWRLSKDGRDKRRLGTVPESLTTGGEGGLMGIAVDPDWATNHHVYVMHTSTEGNRIARMTYDGTTLSGYKPLLKGIKKNKYHNGGRLAFGPDGYLYATTGDAQDKALAQDRNSLNGKILRLTKDGKPAPGNPFGNHVYSMGHRNPQGIAFDAQGRLWGAEFGDRRTDELNLIKPGGNYGWPICEGTCDVAGMTNPKKTWSVAEASPSGVAVVDGAVYMAALRGKRLWRVPINADNENVGTAKAYYVGAYGRLRSVTAVPGADALWLSTTNADGNGGQPDGSDKIFRVPIG from the coding sequence ATGGCAAGAACTCTCATCGCCCTGACCGCTGCGGGTGCTGTCACCGCCGCCTCGCTCACCCTGGCCAAAGAGCCCGCCGTGCTCGGCGAACCCGGTGCGCCCACCACCGTGTCCACCGGGTGGACCATCCCCTGGGGCACCTCGTGGCTGCCCGACGGATCCGCCGCCCTGGTCACCGAGCGCGACGACTTCCGGGTGTGGCGGCTCTCGAAGGACGGCAGGGACAAGCGGCGGCTCGGCACCGTCCCGGAGTCGCTGACCACCGGCGGCGAGGGCGGCCTGATGGGAATAGCCGTCGACCCGGACTGGGCCACGAACCACCACGTGTACGTGATGCACACCTCCACCGAGGGCAACCGCATCGCCCGCATGACGTACGACGGCACGACCCTGTCCGGCTACAAGCCGCTGCTCAAGGGGATCAAGAAGAACAAGTACCACAACGGCGGACGCCTCGCCTTCGGCCCCGACGGATACCTCTACGCCACCACCGGTGACGCCCAGGACAAGGCCCTCGCGCAGGACAGGAACTCCCTCAACGGCAAGATCCTGCGGCTGACGAAGGACGGGAAGCCCGCGCCGGGCAACCCCTTCGGCAACCACGTCTACAGCATGGGCCACCGCAACCCGCAGGGCATCGCGTTCGACGCCCAAGGAAGGCTCTGGGGGGCCGAGTTCGGAGACCGCAGGACGGACGAACTCAACCTCATCAAGCCGGGCGGGAACTACGGCTGGCCCATCTGCGAGGGCACCTGCGACGTGGCCGGCATGACCAATCCCAAGAAGACCTGGAGCGTCGCCGAGGCCTCCCCGAGCGGGGTCGCGGTCGTCGACGGCGCGGTCTACATGGCGGCGCTCAGGGGCAAGCGGCTGTGGCGCGTACCGATCAACGCCGACAACGAGAACGTCGGCACCGCGAAGGCCTACTACGTGGGCGCGTACGGGCGTCTGCGCTCGGTCACCGCGGTGCCCGGCGCCGACGCACTGTGGCTCTCCACCACCAATGCCGATGGCAATGGGGGCCAGCCCGACGGCTCCGACAAGATCTTCCGCGTACCGATCGGCTGA
- a CDS encoding AMP-dependent synthetase/ligase, which yields MASAPLVGGLADAVFDHAAEDPTRIALGRKTDGRWQDVTSARFRDEVLALAKGLIAHGVRFGDRVAIMSRTRYEWTLFDFALWSIGAQVVPVYPTSSAEQVVWMLHDAQVSAAMVEHEDHAMTIGSVIDRLPQLRRLWQLDADAVGELNGAGLDIDDEVVHRHRRAVTPESIATIIYTSGTTGKPKGCLVSHANFMFEADVMVERWEPVFRAKRGDEATTLLFLPLAHVFGRMVQVAAVRGRVKMGHQPNLNAAALLPDLAAFRPSFILAVPYIFEKVFNAARRKAEKDGKAGAFDKAVECAVRYADALEAKAFGSGPGPSAGLRMQHQLFDKLVYSKVREAMGGRVRHAMSGGSGMDRRLGLFFAGAGVTVYEGYGLTESTAAATANPPERTRYGTVGQPIPGTTVRVAEDGEVWLRGGNIFQGYLNDPGATDATLRDGWLATGDLGSLDEDGYLTITGRKKEILVTSGGKSVSPAQLEERVRDHPLVAQCIVVGNDRPYVAALVTLDAEAVEHWLTMRRKPMLPPGELVRDHDLETEVRRAVVAANTLVSQAESIRTFRILAHQFSEEHGLLTPSLKLKRKAIEQAYSTEVEALYRS from the coding sequence ATGGCGTCGGCGCCACTGGTGGGGGGCCTTGCCGACGCCGTCTTCGACCATGCCGCCGAGGATCCGACGCGCATCGCCCTCGGCCGCAAGACCGACGGACGGTGGCAGGACGTCACCTCGGCCCGTTTCCGCGACGAGGTGCTCGCCCTCGCCAAGGGGCTGATCGCGCACGGCGTACGGTTCGGCGACCGCGTGGCCATCATGTCCCGTACGCGCTACGAGTGGACGCTCTTCGACTTCGCGCTGTGGTCCATCGGCGCCCAGGTCGTGCCGGTATATCCGACGTCCTCGGCCGAGCAGGTCGTCTGGATGCTGCACGACGCGCAGGTCAGCGCCGCGATGGTCGAGCACGAGGACCACGCGATGACGATCGGTTCGGTCATCGACCGGCTGCCGCAGCTGCGCAGGCTGTGGCAGCTGGACGCCGACGCGGTGGGCGAGCTGAACGGCGCAGGCCTGGACATCGACGACGAGGTGGTGCACCGTCACCGCCGCGCGGTCACCCCCGAGTCGATCGCCACGATCATCTACACGTCCGGCACGACGGGCAAGCCCAAGGGCTGTCTGGTCTCCCACGCGAACTTCATGTTCGAGGCGGATGTGATGGTCGAGCGCTGGGAGCCGGTCTTCCGCGCCAAGCGCGGCGACGAGGCCACCACGCTGCTCTTCCTGCCGCTCGCGCACGTCTTCGGCCGCATGGTGCAGGTCGCGGCGGTGCGCGGCCGGGTCAAGATGGGACACCAGCCGAACCTCAACGCGGCGGCGCTGCTGCCCGATCTGGCCGCGTTCCGGCCGTCGTTCATCCTGGCCGTGCCGTACATCTTCGAGAAGGTCTTCAACGCGGCGCGGCGCAAGGCGGAGAAGGACGGCAAGGCGGGCGCGTTCGACAAGGCCGTCGAGTGCGCGGTGCGGTACGCGGACGCGCTGGAGGCCAAGGCCTTCGGATCGGGCCCCGGCCCTTCGGCGGGGCTGCGCATGCAGCACCAGCTCTTCGACAAGCTGGTGTACTCCAAGGTGCGCGAGGCGATGGGCGGCCGGGTGCGGCACGCGATGTCGGGCGGCTCGGGCATGGACCGGCGGCTCGGCCTGTTCTTCGCGGGCGCGGGCGTGACGGTCTACGAGGGGTACGGACTGACGGAGTCGACGGCCGCCGCGACCGCCAACCCGCCCGAGCGCACCCGCTACGGCACGGTGGGCCAGCCGATTCCGGGTACGACGGTGCGCGTCGCGGAGGACGGCGAGGTCTGGCTGCGCGGCGGCAACATCTTCCAGGGTTACCTCAACGACCCGGGCGCGACCGACGCGACGCTGCGGGACGGCTGGCTCGCCACCGGAGACCTGGGCTCGCTCGACGAGGACGGCTATCTGACGATCACCGGGCGCAAGAAGGAGATCCTGGTGACCTCGGGCGGCAAGAGCGTCTCGCCGGCCCAGCTGGAGGAGCGGGTGCGCGACCATCCGCTGGTCGCGCAGTGCATCGTCGTCGGCAACGACCGCCCCTACGTCGCCGCGCTCGTCACGCTGGACGCGGAGGCGGTGGAGCACTGGCTGACCATGCGGCGCAAGCCCATGCTTCCGCCCGGTGAGCTGGTGCGGGACCACGATCTGGAGACGGAGGTGCGACGGGCCGTCGTCGCCGCCAACACCCTTGTCTCGCAGGCCGAGTCCATTCGTACGTTCCGGATACTGGCGCATCAGTTCAGCGAGGAGCACGGCTTGCTGACGCCCTCACTGAAACTCAAGCGGAAGGCCATCGAGCAGGCCTACTCGACCGAGGTCGAGGCGCTCTACCGGTCCTGA
- a CDS encoding MFS transporter: MRTWGPLTAVSLGTFMLLLDVTIVVVALPDMARALGASLSDLQWVIDGYALALAALLLGVGAAADVLGRRRLNVAGTVLFAVASLGCGLASDAELLVAARAAQGLGAAAMFATTLPLIAAAYQGRDRSVALGVWGAVSGASAALGPIVGGLLTAGPGWRWIFFVNLPVSVASVWLTLRVVPESKGPAGRRVDWAGTAAFACFAGAGTYGVLHGGTGGWTSSLTTAAFAVSALSLLCFVLVERRVTHPLLDLRLLRKPAFTGVLLGAIGYNAAAFGVIPYLSIWLQTVLGMSAVRGSLVLLPLAATSFVVAAVGGRLLHGVAPRLVIGGGLLLIGAGGLCMAVLDAGSSWPALLPGLTLAGIGTGLVAPGLAGAALAAVPPENSGMAGGAVNTFRQLGYAVGVALFGTVLTSRMADSLGHDAAHTVAGGGAPALRGTVSEHSVRAAFAAGLNGASLAAGVAGLVAGALVLVMVRTSRQRPPVTGAGDARRKEQAHVCTPRTDSVEITPPKLTQA; the protein is encoded by the coding sequence ATGCGTACATGGGGGCCGCTCACCGCGGTGTCTCTGGGGACGTTCATGCTGCTGCTGGACGTGACGATCGTGGTCGTGGCGCTGCCCGACATGGCGCGGGCGCTCGGTGCCTCGCTGAGTGACCTGCAATGGGTCATCGACGGGTACGCGCTCGCGCTGGCCGCGCTGCTGCTCGGCGTCGGCGCCGCGGCCGACGTGCTGGGCCGACGGCGGCTCAACGTGGCGGGGACCGTGCTCTTCGCCGTGGCCTCGCTGGGCTGCGGCCTCGCGTCGGACGCGGAACTGCTCGTGGCGGCCCGCGCCGCGCAGGGCCTCGGCGCCGCGGCGATGTTCGCGACGACCCTGCCGCTGATCGCCGCCGCCTACCAGGGCCGCGACCGGTCCGTCGCGCTCGGCGTCTGGGGCGCCGTGAGCGGGGCGTCCGCCGCGCTCGGGCCGATCGTGGGCGGGCTGCTCACCGCGGGGCCCGGCTGGCGATGGATCTTCTTCGTGAACCTGCCGGTGAGCGTGGCGTCGGTCTGGCTGACGCTGCGGGTCGTGCCGGAGTCCAAGGGCCCCGCCGGGCGCCGCGTCGACTGGGCGGGTACGGCCGCGTTCGCCTGCTTCGCGGGCGCGGGGACGTACGGCGTGCTGCACGGCGGCACCGGCGGCTGGACGTCGTCGCTCACCACCGCGGCCTTCGCCGTGTCGGCTCTCTCGCTGCTCTGCTTCGTTCTGGTCGAGCGGCGCGTCACCCATCCGCTCCTCGATCTGCGGCTGCTGCGCAAGCCCGCGTTCACCGGAGTGCTGCTCGGCGCGATCGGATACAACGCGGCGGCGTTCGGTGTCATCCCCTACCTCTCCATCTGGCTCCAGACCGTGCTCGGCATGAGTGCGGTGCGGGGCAGCCTGGTGCTGCTGCCGCTCGCGGCGACGTCGTTCGTCGTGGCGGCGGTCGGCGGGCGGCTGCTGCACGGCGTGGCGCCGCGCCTGGTCATCGGCGGCGGGCTGCTGCTGATCGGGGCGGGCGGGCTGTGCATGGCGGTGCTCGACGCCGGGTCGTCCTGGCCGGCGCTCCTGCCGGGGCTGACGCTCGCCGGCATCGGTACGGGGCTGGTCGCGCCGGGCCTCGCGGGGGCCGCGCTCGCCGCGGTGCCGCCCGAGAACTCGGGGATGGCGGGCGGCGCGGTCAACACCTTCCGCCAGCTCGGTTACGCGGTCGGGGTCGCCCTGTTCGGCACGGTGCTGACCTCCCGTATGGCGGACTCGCTCGGTCATGACGCGGCGCACACCGTGGCGGGCGGTGGCGCCCCGGCCCTGCGCGGCACGGTCTCCGAGCACTCGGTCCGGGCGGCCTTCGCGGCGGGCCTGAACGGGGCGTCGCTCGCGGCGGGTGTCGCCGGTCTGGTCGCGGGAGCGCTGGTGCTCGTCATGGTGCGTACGTCGCGTCAGCGGCCCCCGGTCACGGGGGCCGGCGACGCACGCCGGAAGGAGCAGGCGCATGTCTGCACGCCACGTACAGATTCGGTGGAGATCACGCCACCGAAACTTACTCAAGCGTAA
- a CDS encoding Lrp/AsnC family transcriptional regulator: MLVESEDFDELDLKLLHALEIDGRAPFSRVAGVLGVSDQTVARRFRRLRAEAGLRIVGVRDSARLGRDQWMLRLRCAPDSAEAIAAALARRPDTAWVHLTSAGTEVVCMTLPRTPGDYDDLLFGKLLRTRQLVEVTAHQLLRNFYGGRTGWIGKHRPLTDEQVAALRPAEPSTGPGPVSIAPDDEPLVAALKADGRATYPELQRLTGRSESAVKRRVAALLGSGALYIDTEYDTARFGFGTAAMLWVTVAPGALDEVGRAMAGHPEIAHASAVTGSANLMATVITRDTAELYTYLSGTLGPLDGVRHIESAPLLRRFKELTYPRPLR; this comes from the coding sequence CTGCTGGTGGAATCCGAAGACTTCGACGAACTGGACCTCAAGCTGCTGCACGCCCTGGAGATCGACGGCAGAGCCCCGTTCAGCCGCGTCGCGGGCGTCCTCGGTGTCTCCGACCAGACCGTCGCCCGCCGCTTCCGCCGCCTGCGCGCCGAGGCGGGCCTTCGCATCGTCGGCGTCCGCGACAGCGCACGGCTCGGCCGGGACCAGTGGATGCTGCGCCTGCGCTGTGCGCCCGACAGCGCCGAGGCGATCGCGGCCGCCCTGGCCCGCCGCCCCGACACGGCGTGGGTCCACCTCACCTCGGCCGGCACCGAAGTGGTCTGCATGACGCTGCCCCGCACCCCGGGCGACTACGACGACCTCCTCTTCGGCAAGCTCCTGCGCACCCGACAACTCGTCGAAGTCACCGCACACCAGCTCCTGCGCAACTTCTACGGCGGACGCACCGGCTGGATCGGCAAGCACCGCCCGCTGACCGACGAGCAGGTCGCCGCCCTGCGCCCCGCCGAGCCGTCGACCGGCCCCGGCCCCGTCAGCATCGCCCCCGACGACGAGCCCCTGGTCGCCGCCCTGAAGGCCGACGGGCGCGCCACCTACCCCGAACTCCAGCGGCTCACGGGCCGCTCCGAGTCAGCGGTCAAACGCCGCGTCGCCGCGCTGCTCGGCTCCGGCGCGCTCTACATCGACACCGAGTACGACACCGCCCGCTTCGGCTTCGGCACCGCCGCGATGCTCTGGGTCACCGTGGCCCCCGGAGCCCTCGACGAGGTGGGGCGGGCGATGGCCGGGCACCCCGAGATCGCCCACGCCTCCGCGGTCACCGGGTCCGCCAACCTGATGGCGACCGTCATCACCCGCGACACGGCGGAGCTGTACACCTATCTGAGCGGCACGCTCGGCCCGCTGGACGGCGTGCGGCACATCGAGTCGGCGCCCCTCCTGCGCCGCTTCAAGGAACTCACCTACCCGCGCCCTCTGCGTTAG
- a CDS encoding LysR substrate-binding domain-containing protein, whose protein sequence is MYDPPQLRTFLAVAQTLSFTQAARRLGLRQSTVSQHVRRLEEATGRPLFTRDTHSVELTEDGEAMLGFARRILAVHEQAAAFFTRTRLGGRLRFGASEDFVLTRLTDILESFRHDHPDVDLELTVELSGTLHEQLDAGKLDLVLAKRRPEDPRGRLVRHDELVWIGSERLRLDPERPVPLIVYPPPGITRALAFEALERRGRAWRVACTSGSLNGLVAAARAGLGVMAHSRGLIPPGLVRVPDRAGLPELGAVDFVLLHGERRAADQAAADALAAAILAGGDRLRRGGPNAEGAGR, encoded by the coding sequence GTGTACGACCCTCCGCAGCTCCGCACCTTCCTCGCGGTCGCCCAGACACTGAGCTTCACGCAGGCCGCACGGCGCCTCGGGCTGCGCCAGTCGACGGTGAGCCAGCACGTGCGCCGTCTGGAGGAGGCCACGGGGCGGCCACTGTTCACGCGTGACACCCACAGCGTGGAGCTGACCGAGGACGGCGAGGCGATGCTCGGCTTCGCCCGCCGCATCCTTGCCGTGCACGAGCAGGCGGCGGCGTTCTTCACGCGGACGCGGCTCGGCGGGCGGCTGCGGTTCGGGGCGTCGGAGGACTTCGTCCTGACGCGGCTCACCGACATCCTGGAGTCCTTCCGGCACGACCACCCGGACGTCGACCTGGAGCTGACGGTCGAGCTGTCCGGCACCCTGCACGAGCAGCTCGACGCGGGCAAGCTCGACCTGGTGCTCGCCAAGCGGCGCCCGGAGGATCCGCGGGGCCGGCTGGTGCGCCACGACGAGCTGGTGTGGATCGGCTCCGAGCGGCTGCGCCTGGACCCCGAACGCCCGGTGCCGCTGATCGTCTACCCGCCCCCGGGCATCACCCGCGCCCTCGCCTTCGAGGCGCTGGAGCGGCGCGGCCGCGCCTGGCGCGTGGCCTGCACCAGCGGCAGCCTCAACGGCCTGGTGGCGGCCGCCCGTGCGGGCCTCGGCGTGATGGCGCACTCACGCGGCCTGATCCCGCCTGGCCTGGTCCGCGTCCCCGACCGGGCGGGCCTGCCGGAGCTGGGCGCGGTCGACTTCGTCCTGCTGCACGGCGAGCGACGCGCCGCCGACCAGGCCGCGGCCGACGCGCTGGCCGCGGCGATCCTGGCGGGCGGCGACCGGCTGCGGCGGGGCGGCCCTAACGCAGAGGGCGCGGGTAGGTGA